GTGGCGGCGTCGGCGGCGGCCGAGGCGACCGTGAGGACCGTGCCCTCGACCGGGTGGGCCACCGCCTGCCGGGCGGCGTCGGCCGCGTGCCGCAGGGCCAGGCACAGGCCTGGGCCGTCGATGCGGGCGCTGCCGCCGTCCGCGTCGACGGCCAGCACCTGGGCCATGCCGCGCAGCAGCTGCGCCAGGATCGTGCCGGAGTTTCCGCGCGCCCCTATGAGGGCGCCGTGGGCCATCGCCCGGGTCGCGTCGGCCAGCGTGGGAACCGCGGGAGCCCCGGAGGCACCACCCGGCCCGGCCCCCGCCTCGTGTCCGGCGAAGGCGGCCTCGACCGCCGCGCACGCCGATTCCAGCGTCAGATAGAGGTTGGTGCCGGTGTCCCCGTCGGCGACGGGATAGACATTGATCGCGTCGATCTCCTCGCGCGCCCGCCCGAGCGCGGCCAGCGCGAGTCCGCACCAGGTGCGGACCGCGAGAGCATCGAAGAATGTCTGCGGCACCTGCGGCACCTGCGCCTCCTTGGGCTGCTGGACGTGGCACGCAGCGTAGACCCCGGGTGAATGCCGGGTGGCCCGGGGCCGGGAGTGAGGCCCTGATCAGCCATGGTAGTTTCGTTGTACTGGCGCAGTCGTTGTATGCTGCTCCGGTTGCCCGATCGAGAAGGCCGTCATCAGATGGTCATCGCACATCGGGCCTTCTCCCTGGTACTGCCACTCAGATCCTCCGATCCTGATCCCGGCGTGCCGGGATCAACCCGTAAGAGCATCTGAAGTCTTTGGAGTGACCCGTGGCTGCCAACTGCGACGTCTGCGGCAAGGGGCCGGGCTTCGGCAACAGCATCTCCCACTCGCACCGCCGTACACCCCGTCGCTGGAACCCGAACATCCAGCGCGTACGTACCGTGGTCGGTGGGACGCCGAAGCGCGTGAACGCTTGCACCTCGTGCATCAAGGCCGGCAAGGTCTCGCGCTGACGATCAGCTAGCGCGCGGCCACTGTTGGTTCGCTGCTCAGAGCCGGTCCACCTCGGTGGACCGGCTTTTTGCCGTACCCGTGGTCCACGCAGCTCATGGATCACTGGGGTCGGCTACGTCCGGAAGCGCCACCCGTGGTCCACCGGCCCGATCCCGCCCCCCAGCGCGAACCCGGCCGCGATCGCCCCGGTGACGTACTCCTTCGCCGCCGCCACCGCCTCCGGCACCGGCTCGCCCTTCGCGAGCCCCGCCGCGACGGCCGACGCCAGCGTGCAGCCCGTGCCGTGCGTGTGCCGGTTGTCGTGGCGCGGGGCGCGCAGCCAGTACTCCTCGGACCCGTCCGTGAGGAGGTCCACGGCCTCGCCCGGCAGATGCCCGCCCTTGATCAGCGCCCACTGCGGCCCGTACGCCAGCACGGCCGCCGCGGCCTCGCGCAACTGCCCCTCCGCCTCGACCCGTACACCCGTGAGCTGGGCCACCTCGTCGAGGTTCGGGGTCGCCACGGTCGCCACCGGCAGTAGTTTCGTGCGTACGGAATCCAGCGCCGACGCCGCCAGCAGCGGGTCCCCGTGCTTGGAGACGCCCACCGGGTCGACGACCACCGGCACGTCCGTCGCCGTGATCAACTCGGCGACCGCCTCGACGAGTTCGGCCGAGGC
The DNA window shown above is from Streptomyces sp. NBC_01451 and carries:
- the thiD gene encoding bifunctional hydroxymethylpyrimidine kinase/phosphomethylpyrimidine kinase, yielding MTAPPRVLTVAGSDSGGGAGIQADLKTMLALGVHGMSVLTAVTAQNSLGVQGAWELPVEAVRAQYRSVVDDIGVQAVKTGMLASAELVEAVAELITATDVPVVVDPVGVSKHGDPLLAASALDSVRTKLLPVATVATPNLDEVAQLTGVRVEAEGQLREAAAAVLAYGPQWALIKGGHLPGEAVDLLTDGSEEYWLRAPRHDNRHTHGTGCTLASAVAAGLAKGEPVPEAVAAAKEYVTGAIAAGFALGGGIGPVDHGWRFRT
- the rpmB gene encoding 50S ribosomal protein L28; translation: MAANCDVCGKGPGFGNSISHSHRRTPRRWNPNIQRVRTVVGGTPKRVNACTSCIKAGKVSR